Proteins encoded within one genomic window of Streptomyces kaniharaensis:
- a CDS encoding cold-shock protein, with protein MAQGTVKWFNAEKGYGFIAVDGGADVFVHYSAIQMDGYRTLEEGQRVEFEISQGQKGPQADMVRAV; from the coding sequence ATGGCTCAGGGCACCGTCAAGTGGTTCAACGCGGAGAAGGGCTACGGCTTCATCGCGGTCGACGGTGGTGCGGACGTCTTCGTCCACTACAGCGCGATCCAGATGGACGGCTACCGCACCCTCGAGGAGGGCCAGCGGGTCGAGTTCGAGATCTCCCAGGGACAGAAGGGCCCGCAGGCGGACATGGTCCGCGCGGTCTGA